The following coding sequences are from one Sesamum indicum cultivar Zhongzhi No. 13 linkage group LG11, S_indicum_v1.0, whole genome shotgun sequence window:
- the LOC105173918 gene encoding plant cysteine oxidase 1, with product MTIEAAGLVEEIRRSDRVGLVDKVIKKKRCRRKVVQIRLRRSPQVDHPTTLQKLFRSCRNVFKGPGTVPSPTDVRKLCRILDVMKPEDVGLSRDLQFFKPRSHEVEGTPRVTSATIYKCQNFELCIFFLPATAVIPLHNHPEMTVFSKLLLGTMHIKAYDWVDPHDSDYLTSPTKSRLAKLKADATFTAPCDTSVLYPTSGGNIHEFTAITPCAVLDVIGPPYSKDDGRDCSHYRDTPCDASLYGAEFRKIIDNAGGRYAWLEEIEIPEESEMDGIEYKGPQVFDSMA from the exons ATGACAATTGAAGCTGCAGGCTTGGTGGAGGAAATCAGGAGATCAGACAGAGTTGGGCTTGTGGATAAGGTTATCAAGAAGAAGAGATGCAGACGAAAGGTTGTCCAAATTCGATTGAGGAGGTCTCCTCAGGTTGATCATCCCACCACTCTGCAGAAGCTCTTTCGTTCCTGCCGGAATGTCTTCAAGGGCCCTGGAACTGTTCCTTCTCCTACTGATGTCCGGAAGTTGTGTCGTATTCTTG ATGTAATGAAGCCTGAAGATGTTGGACTTAGTAGGGATCTGCAGTTCTTCAAACCTAGGAGTCATGAGGTTGAAGGCACTCCAAGAGTAACTTCAGCTACCATCTAcaaatgtcaaaattttgaG CTGTGCATTTTCTTCCTTCCGGCAACTGCTGTCATACCTCTTCACAATCACCCGGAAATGACTGTCTTCAGCAAGCTTCTGCTGGGGACAATGCACATAAAAGCATACGATTGGGTCGATCCCCACGACTCTGATTACTTGACCTCACCTACCAAAT cTAGACTAGCGAAGCTCAAAGCGGATGCAACGTTCACAGCCCCGTGCGACACTTCCGTGTTATATCCAACATCCGGAGGAAACATCCACGAGTTCACAGCGATAACGCCATGTGCCGTGCTGGATGTTATTGGGCCTCCCTATTCAAAAGACGATGGCCGTGATTGCTCACACTATAGAGATACTCCGTGCGATGCTTCATTGT ACGGTGCAGAATTTAGAAAGATCATAGACAACGCGGGTGGTCGTTATGCGTGGCTGGAGGAGATCGAAATCCCTGAGGAATCAGAGATGGATGGGATTGAGTATAAGGGTCCACAAGTCTTCGATTCGATGGCCTAG